The following proteins are co-located in the Rheinheimera salexigens genome:
- a CDS encoding DUF484 family protein, translated as MTNPIVQQDIIAAEVVSDYLQDHPEFFQQRPQLLASLRISHQQRGSVSLVERQLEMQREKIQVLEDDITRLMSIARQNEQLFMAFNQLQAQLYQAQSLQQAQAGLQQFIDSMPQVHAYQLIRFADEDIDRFQLLLSRRLDEQGVYLGRLNKEEQKVLFPSHIHSVALVVIRQAKKPLALLAFGSEHDDHFQPDMDQLFLQHLGLILSQLLPGYDAA; from the coding sequence ATGACAAACCCCATAGTACAACAAGATATTATTGCCGCTGAAGTGGTTAGCGATTATTTACAAGACCATCCTGAGTTTTTTCAGCAACGGCCTCAGCTATTAGCGTCATTACGCATATCGCATCAGCAACGTGGCAGTGTGTCTTTAGTTGAGCGTCAATTAGAAATGCAACGCGAAAAAATTCAAGTGCTAGAAGATGATATAACTCGGTTAATGTCTATCGCTAGACAAAACGAGCAGTTGTTTATGGCCTTTAATCAATTGCAAGCTCAGCTATATCAAGCTCAAAGTTTGCAGCAAGCTCAAGCCGGATTACAGCAGTTTATTGATAGTATGCCGCAGGTACATGCTTACCAACTTATTCGTTTTGCCGATGAGGATATTGATAGATTCCAATTGTTATTATCTCGCCGTTTAGATGAGCAAGGCGTGTATTTAGGTCGGTTAAATAAAGAAGAACAAAAAGTGCTGTTTCCAAGCCATATTCATTCTGTCGCTTTGGTTGTTATTCGCCAAGCCAAGAAACCTTTGGCACTGTTAGCTTTTGGTAGCGAGCATGATGACCATTTTCAACCCGATATGGATCAGCTTTTTTTACAGCACTTAGGCCTAATTTTAAGCCAATTATTGCCTGGCTATGACGCGGCCTAA
- the xerC gene encoding tyrosine recombinase XerC, whose protein sequence is MTRPNSATDLNVDWQQPIDDFLHYLQYERGYSKNTLASYHRQLQQVAISTLNNPEYAQLNWLTLEQQHLKQHINSLRLSGIKPRTIALKVAALRSFFNLLQAQQLRADNPAQYLTVPKAARDLPKNLAVDQINHLLNFDSSDDILASRDKAILELFYSSGLRLDELVNINITDIDWQQKLIRVLGKGNKQRIVPVGTVALTAIQHWLSLRPAFSQLLPEHDKLALFVSKQQKRISARHVRQRVQLWASQQGLNQHLHPHMLRHSFASHMLESSQDLRAVQELLGHANLSTTQVYTHLDFTHLAKVYDSAHPRAKKKS, encoded by the coding sequence ATGACGCGGCCTAATTCAGCAACAGATCTTAACGTCGATTGGCAACAACCCATCGATGATTTTTTGCACTATTTACAATATGAGCGTGGCTATAGTAAAAACACCTTAGCCAGCTATCACCGCCAATTACAGCAAGTCGCCATAAGTACGCTAAACAACCCAGAATATGCACAGCTAAACTGGCTAACGCTTGAACAACAACATCTCAAGCAACATATCAACAGCTTGCGTTTATCGGGCATTAAACCTCGTACTATTGCGTTAAAAGTGGCTGCGCTACGCAGCTTTTTTAATTTATTGCAGGCGCAACAATTACGTGCAGATAATCCAGCGCAATACTTAACTGTGCCCAAAGCTGCGCGGGACTTACCGAAAAATCTTGCGGTTGACCAAATTAATCATTTATTAAATTTTGATAGTAGCGATGATATTTTAGCCAGCCGTGATAAAGCCATCTTAGAGTTGTTTTATTCATCGGGCTTACGCTTAGATGAACTGGTTAATATCAACATTACCGATATTGATTGGCAACAAAAACTCATTCGAGTGCTTGGTAAGGGTAATAAACAACGTATTGTACCGGTGGGCACGGTGGCGTTAACGGCTATCCAGCATTGGTTAAGCTTGCGCCCCGCTTTTAGTCAGTTATTACCTGAACACGACAAATTAGCGTTATTTGTCAGTAAACAACAAAAGCGTATTAGCGCCAGACACGTGCGGCAACGGGTGCAACTTTGGGCTTCGCAGCAAGGCTTAAACCAGCATTTACACCCGCATATGTTACGCCACTCTTTTGCTAGTCATATGTTAGAGTCCAGTCAGGATTTACGGGCTGTGCAAGAGTTATTGGGTCATGCCAACTTAAGCACTACCCAAGTTTATACCCATCTCGATTTTACCCATTTAGCTAAAGTGTATGATAGCGCCCATCCTAGAGCGAAGAAAAAATCGTAA
- a CDS encoding HAD-IA family hydrolase gives MQIYKQLQPIQALSFDLDDTLYNNKPVIAAAEQAMLLALAQHLPSKLTTDSDFWWQHRQQLARTNPEIRHDLGRWRLLSLEAGLLSLNLPQTDASAIANIAYGAFIQQRTTITVDIEIQQLLAALAKHYQLIAITNGNACIDKMAIGQWFQFSLQAGPDGRMKPYPDMYLKAAQQLNLAPQQILHIGDSHRADVIGALNAGCQTAWLDHHNSAISVLPHIRLTNVQMLSALIP, from the coding sequence ATGCAAATTTATAAACAATTACAGCCTATACAAGCATTGTCGTTTGATTTAGACGATACGCTTTATAATAATAAACCGGTTATAGCCGCCGCTGAACAAGCAATGCTACTAGCACTAGCGCAACATCTACCTAGTAAGCTAACAACCGATAGCGATTTTTGGTGGCAACACCGCCAGCAATTAGCTCGCACTAACCCTGAAATCCGCCATGATTTAGGCCGTTGGCGCTTACTTAGCCTTGAAGCCGGTTTATTAAGCCTTAATTTACCGCAAACGGATGCCTCTGCGATTGCCAATATAGCTTATGGCGCTTTTATTCAGCAACGCACCACTATCACCGTCGATATTGAAATTCAGCAATTATTGGCAGCGCTAGCCAAGCATTATCAACTTATCGCTATTACCAATGGTAATGCCTGCATAGACAAAATGGCTATCGGCCAGTGGTTTCAATTTAGCCTGCAAGCTGGCCCTGATGGCAGAATGAAACCCTATCCTGATATGTATTTAAAAGCCGCGCAGCAATTGAACCTAGCGCCACAACAAATCTTACATATTGGTGACAGCCATCGTGCCGATGTTATCGGCGCCTTAAATGCCGGTTGCCAAACCGCTTGGCTAGATCACCATAACAGCGCGATATCGGTTTTACCGCATATTCGCTTGACCAATGTGCAAATGTTAAGCGCCCTAATACCCTAG